One segment of Proteus appendicitidis DNA contains the following:
- the norV gene encoding anaerobic nitric oxide reductase flavorubredoxin: protein MAIHVKNNVNWVGQRDWEVRDFHGTEYKTLLGSSYNSYLIREEKNVLIDTVDHKFSREFVQNLRIQIALEEIDYIIINHAEEDHAGALTELMSFIPNTPIYCTANAIDSINGHHHHPEWNFNIVKTGDSLDIGNGKQLIFVETPMLHWPDSMMTYLTGDAILFSNDAFGQHYCDERLFNDEVDQTELFEQCQRYYANILTPFSRLVTPKINEILGFNLPVDMIATSHGVVWRDNPTQIVELYLKWAADYQEDRITIFYDTMSNNTRMMADAIAQGINEIDPNVFVKSYNVAKSDKNDIITSAFRSKGVLVGSSTMNNVMMPKIAAMLEEMTGLRFRNKKAAAFGSYGWNGGAVDRIQTRLMDAGFETALALKTKWRPDMQAQEICREYGREIARQWALAPLPSTQSCCTTSSQPEIATNVEAVDLGPCMQCSVCQWIYDPAIGEPMQNVQPNTPWSEVPDSFLCPECSLGKDVFDALAKEAK, encoded by the coding sequence ATGGCTATTCATGTTAAAAACAATGTTAATTGGGTTGGACAACGTGACTGGGAAGTTCGTGATTTTCATGGCACTGAATACAAAACATTATTAGGCAGTAGCTACAACAGTTACCTAATACGTGAAGAAAAAAATGTGCTTATTGATACGGTTGATCATAAATTTAGCCGTGAATTTGTGCAAAATTTGCGCATACAAATTGCTCTGGAAGAGATTGACTACATTATTATTAATCATGCAGAAGAAGATCACGCTGGCGCACTCACTGAGCTAATGTCTTTTATTCCTAATACCCCCATTTACTGCACAGCAAATGCCATTGATTCAATCAATGGTCATCACCATCATCCTGAATGGAATTTTAATATCGTTAAAACAGGCGATAGCCTAGATATTGGTAATGGCAAACAACTCATTTTTGTTGAAACGCCAATGTTACATTGGCCTGACAGCATGATGACTTATTTAACGGGTGATGCGATTTTATTTAGTAACGATGCCTTTGGTCAGCACTATTGTGATGAACGTTTATTTAACGATGAAGTTGACCAAACAGAATTATTTGAGCAATGCCAACGCTATTACGCCAATATTTTGACGCCATTTAGTCGCCTTGTAACACCCAAAATTAATGAAATTTTAGGCTTTAACTTACCTGTTGATATGATTGCTACTTCTCACGGTGTGGTATGGCGTGATAATCCAACGCAAATCGTTGAATTATATTTAAAATGGGCAGCAGACTATCAAGAAGATCGCATCACTATTTTCTATGACACCATGTCAAACAATACACGAATGATGGCAGATGCGATTGCACAAGGTATCAACGAAATTGATCCGAATGTGTTTGTAAAAAGCTACAATGTCGCCAAAAGTGATAAAAATGACATTATCACTAGTGCTTTTCGTTCTAAGGGTGTGTTAGTCGGTTCATCGACAATGAATAATGTGATGATGCCAAAAATTGCAGCGATGCTTGAAGAGATGACAGGCTTACGTTTTCGTAATAAAAAAGCGGCAGCTTTCGGGAGTTATGGTTGGAATGGTGGCGCTGTTGATCGCATTCAAACTCGCTTGATGGATGCCGGATTTGAAACCGCACTGGCGCTAAAAACCAAATGGCGTCCAGATATGCAAGCTCAAGAGATTTGTCGTGAATATGGTCGTGAAATTGCACGTCAATGGGCTTTAGCACCACTTCCTTCAACTCAATCTTGTTGCACAACCTCATCACAACCTGAAATTGCCACAAATGTTGAAGCGGTAGATTTAGGTCCATGTATGCAATGCAGCGTGTGCCAATGGATTTACGATCCGGCAATAGGCGAACCCATGCAAAACGTTCAACCTAATACGCCATGGAGCGAAGTTCCTGATAGCTTCTTATGCCCTGAGTGCTCATTAGGAAAAGATGTCTTTGATGCGCTGGCAAAGGAGGCAAAATGA
- the norR gene encoding nitric oxide reductase transcriptional regulator NorR yields MGFSVDVLAKIAIELQKDVGHQDRFQRLVTTLRQVLNCDAAALLRYEPHQFIPLAIDGLVPDVLGRRFLLEGHPRLETIARAGDVVRFPADSDLPDPYDGLIPDREHLKVHACVGLPLFAGQDLIGTLTLDGMDPHQFDTFSDEELRLIAALTSGALNNALLIEQLENQNMLFTPTNTFKPTVKTEIIGLSSSMMQLKKEIEIVAPADMNILVSGETGTGKELVVKAIHEMSNRADNPLVYLNCAALPESVAESELFGHVKGAFTGAISHRSGKFEMADNGTLFLDEIGELSLSLQAKLLRVLQYGDIQRIGDDRNLRVNVRVLAATNRDLWEEVLAGNFRADLFHRLSIFPLHVPPLRERDEDILLLVGYFCEQYRQRFNLTQVIISPELRLYLLHYSWPGNVRELEHTIHRAIVLARAGNKTDSLILQVSHFALGAENPVHSGAQTLPSEEKNLKEATDEFQRDLIKQALLRNNQNWAATARELSLDPANLRRLTKRLGLKSS; encoded by the coding sequence ATGGGTTTTTCTGTTGATGTGCTGGCTAAAATTGCCATTGAATTACAAAAAGATGTAGGTCATCAAGATAGGTTTCAACGGCTGGTGACGACACTACGGCAAGTGCTAAATTGCGATGCAGCAGCGTTGCTTCGTTATGAGCCTCATCAGTTTATTCCATTAGCTATAGATGGCCTTGTCCCTGATGTTTTAGGTCGGCGATTTTTACTTGAAGGGCATCCTCGTCTTGAAACTATCGCGCGAGCAGGCGATGTGGTTCGCTTCCCAGCAGACAGTGATTTACCCGATCCTTATGATGGGCTTATTCCAGATAGAGAACATTTAAAAGTTCATGCTTGTGTCGGATTACCATTATTTGCGGGACAAGATTTAATTGGTACGTTAACGCTTGATGGAATGGACCCTCATCAGTTTGATACCTTTAGTGATGAAGAATTACGTTTAATTGCCGCATTAACCTCTGGGGCATTAAATAATGCGTTATTGATTGAGCAACTCGAAAATCAAAATATGTTATTTACGCCAACCAATACGTTTAAGCCCACAGTCAAAACAGAAATTATTGGTTTATCGTCTTCGATGATGCAACTGAAAAAAGAGATAGAAATTGTTGCTCCCGCTGATATGAATATTTTAGTGAGTGGTGAAACAGGAACCGGTAAAGAGCTGGTGGTAAAAGCCATTCATGAAATGTCTAATCGTGCAGATAATCCGTTAGTCTATTTAAATTGTGCAGCACTTCCTGAAAGCGTGGCGGAAAGTGAATTATTTGGGCATGTAAAAGGGGCTTTTACCGGTGCAATTAGCCATCGTAGTGGTAAATTTGAAATGGCAGATAACGGAACGTTATTTCTTGATGAAATAGGGGAGTTATCATTATCACTCCAAGCTAAACTACTGCGTGTCTTACAATATGGCGATATTCAACGGATTGGTGATGATCGTAATTTACGCGTTAATGTACGTGTATTAGCCGCAACAAATCGTGACTTATGGGAAGAAGTCTTGGCGGGAAATTTCCGTGCTGATCTTTTCCATCGATTAAGCATTTTTCCTTTGCATGTTCCGCCATTACGAGAAAGAGACGAAGATATTTTGCTCTTAGTGGGTTATTTTTGTGAGCAATATCGTCAACGTTTTAATCTTACTCAAGTGATTATTAGCCCTGAGTTACGCCTTTATTTATTGCACTATTCTTGGCCGGGTAATGTGCGTGAATTAGAACATACCATTCACCGAGCAATTGTTTTAGCAAGAGCCGGAAATAAAACCGATAGTCTTATTTTACAAGTCAGCCATTTTGCTTTGGGGGCTGAAAATCCAGTTCACTCAGGCGCTCAAACGTTACCTTCAGAAGAAAAAAATCTAAAAGAAGCAACGGATGAATTTCAGCGAGATTTAATTAAACAAGCATTGTTACGTAATAACCAAAATTGGGCTGCAACCGCGCGAGAATTATCACTTGATCCGGCGAATTTACGTCGTTTAACAAAACGCTTGGGATTAAAATCATCATAA
- a CDS encoding dimethyl sulfoxide reductase anchor subunit family protein, with product MNEWSLLIFTFMMNATIGLALTTGLFARRLSHYLNAESYYRFMLLALFVICGLAGLGSIASITHLGVPLNAPNAIRNVFSAWLSREVAVTAIFVGGLGVTFLWLWRTRKLSMLLLSTSILIGLFDIYCMASIYRHTSILTWMDPNTYVMFFGAMLTLGAAIFFLLIKVLQRIGNKLGIEIPPASFPMRWKWQLWGIMAFSLIGRLLYQPFYEQYLTSTLYSQKSVTFPLSPIQVYYSIGSLRTTCWILATFAVLACGYSLVKFLAPKNQDKSTESIFALGCVIAIISDFMLRYVFYSIH from the coding sequence ATGAATGAATGGTCATTATTAATCTTCACATTTATGATGAATGCGACCATTGGTCTTGCGCTAACAACAGGGCTTTTTGCTCGTCGCCTTTCTCATTATCTCAATGCAGAAAGCTACTATCGCTTTATGCTATTGGCCTTATTTGTTATTTGCGGATTGGCGGGTTTAGGCTCTATTGCCTCAATCACTCACTTAGGTGTGCCATTAAATGCCCCTAATGCGATTAGAAATGTTTTTTCTGCTTGGCTAAGTCGTGAAGTTGCCGTCACCGCTATTTTTGTTGGCGGCCTAGGCGTAACTTTTTTATGGCTCTGGCGCACTCGCAAACTCTCAATGCTGTTATTAAGCACCAGTATTCTGATTGGGCTATTTGATATTTATTGCATGGCATCGATTTATCGCCATACCTCCATTTTGACATGGATGGACCCAAACACTTATGTGATGTTCTTCGGGGCAATGTTAACACTGGGTGCTGCTATTTTCTTTTTGCTGATCAAAGTATTACAACGCATAGGAAATAAGTTAGGTATTGAAATACCACCAGCCTCTTTCCCAATGCGCTGGAAATGGCAATTATGGGGAATAATGGCATTTAGCTTAATTGGCCGATTACTGTATCAACCTTTTTATGAGCAATATTTAACGAGTACGCTATATAGCCAAAAATCGGTGACATTCCCGTTATCACCTATTCAAGTCTATTACTCTATTGGTTCATTACGCACGACCTGTTGGATCTTAGCAACCTTTGCCGTATTGGCTTGTGGTTATAGTTTAGTGAAATTCCTAGCCCCTAAAAATCAAGATAAATCAACTGAGTCTATTTTTGCACTTGGCTGTGTGATCGCCATTATCTCTGACTTTATGTTGCGCTATGTTTTCTACTCAATTCACTAA
- the ytfE gene encoding iron-sulfur cluster repair protein YtfE encodes MNLRDKPLGQLALSISGASAIFRQYNLDFCCGGKRTLSKSAEKAGLNIDEIENKLIALSEQPLEKDWRQAPLSEIIDFIIVRYHDKHRAQLPELILQAEKVERVHEAKPTVPKGLARQLTLLLDELTSHMMKEERILFPMIKNGLGSQASAPISVMEHEHDDAGEIVEVIKFITKNVTPPPEACTTWRVLYNGINEFIDDLMNHISLENNLLFPRALAGE; translated from the coding sequence ATGAATTTACGTGATAAACCTCTCGGCCAACTGGCTTTATCTATTTCAGGTGCCAGTGCCATATTTCGTCAATATAACCTCGACTTTTGCTGTGGAGGGAAAAGAACATTAAGTAAATCTGCAGAAAAAGCAGGACTTAATATTGATGAAATTGAAAATAAACTTATCGCCCTTTCAGAACAACCTTTAGAAAAAGATTGGCGACAAGCACCATTAAGTGAAATTATTGATTTTATTATTGTTCGTTATCATGACAAGCACAGAGCGCAATTACCAGAGCTTATTCTACAAGCAGAAAAAGTAGAGCGGGTTCATGAAGCAAAACCGACTGTTCCGAAAGGACTAGCTCGTCAATTAACACTATTATTAGATGAACTGACAAGCCATATGATGAAAGAAGAACGCATTCTCTTTCCTATGATAAAAAATGGATTAGGAAGCCAAGCCAGTGCTCCCATTAGTGTTATGGAACACGAACATGATGATGCAGGAGAAATTGTTGAAGTAATTAAGTTTATTACCAAAAACGTTACACCACCACCTGAAGCCTGTACCACATGGCGAGTGCTTTATAATGGTATTAATGAGTTTATTGATGACTTAATGAATCATATTAGCTTAGAAAACAACTTATTATTTCCAAGAGCATTAGCGGGCGAGTAA
- the norW gene encoding NADH:flavorubredoxin reductase NorW encodes MSADLLNNGIVIIGAGFAARQLVKNIRKFNTDIPITLIASDSIDEYNKPDLSHVISQAQTADDLTKQTAEDFAQQYQLAIYPYTQIIDINTDEKRIQSAQGEQWYYDKLILATGAKTYCPAISGHELMFTLNSQQEYRTYQVQIHQAKRILILGAGLIGTELAMDFSRAGKEVILADISGQLLSSLIPSDLSGRLQSSLTEIGVQLMLKSPLQSLTQTDNGILATFNQHHQLTVDCVIAATGLAPNIALAHLAGLHTDRGIIVNEYLQSSDKDIYALGDCAQIKGNLLPFLQPIQLSAMHLAKSLVGENNAPLNLPPMIIRVKTPLMPLHLAGETARNDLTWNINTTQSGVIAKGFDQNDVLRAFVVTEEQVKEAFTLLRALSA; translated from the coding sequence ATGAGTGCAGACCTTCTCAATAATGGGATTGTAATTATTGGTGCAGGCTTTGCCGCACGCCAATTAGTCAAAAATATTCGCAAATTTAATACCGATATTCCCATTACTCTCATTGCTTCAGATAGCATTGATGAATATAACAAGCCAGATTTAAGCCATGTGATTAGTCAGGCTCAAACTGCAGATGATTTAACAAAACAAACAGCGGAAGACTTTGCACAACAGTATCAATTAGCGATTTATCCTTATACACAAATTATTGATATTAATACGGATGAAAAACGTATTCAGAGCGCCCAAGGTGAGCAATGGTATTACGATAAATTGATATTAGCGACAGGAGCTAAAACTTATTGCCCTGCTATTTCAGGTCATGAGTTAATGTTTACGCTTAATAGCCAACAAGAGTATCGAACTTATCAGGTACAAATTCATCAAGCTAAACGTATATTAATTTTAGGTGCAGGATTAATTGGCACTGAATTAGCCATGGATTTTAGTCGGGCAGGCAAAGAGGTGATCCTTGCCGATATTTCAGGGCAATTATTATCTTCTCTGATCCCCTCCGATCTCAGTGGTCGCTTACAATCGAGCCTCACTGAAATTGGTGTTCAATTAATGCTTAAATCACCGTTACAGTCATTAACACAAACAGATAACGGAATTTTAGCGACATTTAATCAGCATCATCAATTAACCGTTGATTGTGTTATTGCCGCAACAGGGCTTGCGCCGAATATAGCGCTTGCTCATTTGGCAGGTTTACATACTGACCGTGGGATTATTGTGAATGAATATCTACAAAGTAGTGACAAAGATATTTATGCCTTAGGTGATTGTGCACAAATCAAGGGAAATTTATTACCTTTTTTACAGCCCATCCAATTAAGTGCGATGCATTTAGCAAAATCACTTGTAGGTGAAAATAATGCGCCTCTTAATTTACCGCCAATGATTATTCGGGTGAAAACACCGTTAATGCCTCTACATCTTGCCGGTGAAACCGCGCGTAATGACTTAACGTGGAATATTAACACAACACAATCGGGTGTTATCGCTAAAGGCTTTGATCAAAATGACGTATTACGTGCCTTTGTGGTAACAGAAGAGCAGGTAAAAGAAGCTTTTACATTATTGCGAGCGCTGTCCGCTTAA
- a CDS encoding DMSO/selenate family reductase complex B subunit — MSKFIVYPAVSNKQLGFYIDSARCSGCKACQVACKDKNNLDVGRKFRRVYEITGGGYTRNPKGALVNNVFAYTLSISCNHCDDPICVKNCPTTAMHKREGDGIVMVDTDKCVGCGACAWSCPYGAPQMNPETKQMSKCDFCIDLQQKGEQPVCVATCPLGAIQFGPIDELRERYGDLDYVTGLPSPEITHPNLVINPHQGANNDGINNKGERK, encoded by the coding sequence ATGAGTAAATTTATCGTTTATCCCGCTGTGAGCAACAAACAGTTAGGATTTTATATCGACAGCGCTCGCTGTTCAGGTTGTAAGGCGTGTCAGGTTGCCTGTAAAGATAAAAACAACCTTGATGTCGGACGCAAATTTCGTCGTGTCTATGAAATTACGGGCGGTGGTTATACCCGAAATCCTAAAGGCGCACTGGTCAATAATGTCTTTGCTTACACGTTATCTATTTCTTGTAACCATTGTGACGATCCGATTTGCGTTAAAAACTGCCCAACTACAGCAATGCATAAGCGTGAAGGTGACGGCATTGTGATGGTAGATACAGACAAATGCGTCGGTTGTGGTGCTTGTGCTTGGTCTTGCCCTTATGGCGCGCCACAGATGAACCCAGAAACCAAACAGATGTCAAAATGCGACTTTTGTATCGATTTACAGCAAAAAGGTGAACAACCAGTTTGTGTCGCTACTTGTCCGCTAGGTGCAATTCAATTTGGCCCTATTGATGAACTACGTGAACGCTATGGCGATTTAGATTATGTCACGGGTTTACCTTCCCCTGAAATAACGCATCCTAACCTTGTTATTAACCCACATCAGGGTGCCAATAATGACGGAATTAATAATAAGGGAGAAAGAAAATGA
- a CDS encoding molecular chaperone TorD family protein: MSRLSYYAAAFNLLGICYLFPPDDDTNKTALNFFKTGDFATQWPCKIESRLCERLIDSASIDTAQLKNQWQNLFVGPNALPAPPWGSVYLDPEGLLQGDSTLALSEFLKRERLKVNTPFPEPVDHIGLMLFQAAVLASEKREDAVNELFSLHLTTWLPHYLNKLKMSGYSQFYSTLTELVTITVNAFRK, translated from the coding sequence ATGAGCAGACTCTCTTATTATGCGGCTGCATTTAATTTATTGGGAATTTGTTATTTATTCCCACCTGATGATGACACCAATAAAACTGCACTCAACTTTTTTAAAACTGGGGATTTTGCAACACAGTGGCCTTGTAAAATTGAAAGTCGTTTGTGTGAACGTTTAATTGATTCCGCTTCTATCGATACAGCGCAATTAAAAAACCAATGGCAAAATCTTTTTGTTGGCCCTAATGCATTGCCTGCCCCTCCTTGGGGTTCGGTTTATTTAGATCCTGAGGGTTTATTACAAGGGGATTCTACCCTTGCATTGAGTGAATTTTTAAAACGGGAACGTTTAAAAGTAAACACGCCTTTTCCAGAGCCTGTTGATCATATCGGTTTGATGTTATTTCAAGCGGCAGTATTGGCATCAGAAAAAAGAGAAGACGCGGTTAATGAATTATTTTCCCTTCATTTAACCACATGGCTACCTCACTATTTAAATAAATTAAAAATGAGTGGGTATAGCCAATTTTATAGCACATTAACAGAACTGGTAACCATCACGGTGAACGCATTCAGAAAATAG
- a CDS encoding DMSO/selenate family reductase complex A subunit encodes MSNQSDHDSDTKSILSDVSRRHFIQASSALVTLPFLASNSFAATTDNAIPVKPITTEDGERVVSTCSSFDCGGKCDIRAHVKDGKVTRISTRPDADLDEEMPIMRACVRGRGYRKFVYHPDRLKYPMKRVGKRGEGKFERITWEEATTLIAQNMQRINQQYGPASRFVSLSTGVTGGIFSGANMLRRLFNITGGFLENYHSVSNGNTLAVTPYTYGTAASGSTLDTLENTPLVILWGHNPNETIFGHSNHFFQKMKKNGTKFIVVDPRYSDTASSLADQWIPLLPTTDNAMMDAMMYVIVSENLHDQAFIDKYTVGFDEHQMPEGVGENESLVAYLMGKKDGIKKTPEWAETITKVPADTIKQLAREYASTKPAALMQGWGPQRHICGERTARGATLLATITGNVGVRGGWAAGYGMALNSELRKTIAGPSLLTNPVKAKINITNWVQACEDKNLVTPKNGLLNAEKLDTEIKMIFSMAGNYMTNQNTDILHAAKVLEDESKVEFIVCSDLYLTPSAKYADILLPETSFLERWNIGGTWSYGDYIILSEKVIEPEFERRTDYDWLREVADKLGVGEQFSEGKETDRDWIEYLVNDASAKRPEDGIPTFKELLVKRRHLLKHRPHTQNVAFEKNIQDIENNPFPTPSGKIEIFSKRLYDMNNVDIPALSHYVPAIEGPEDTLTDKFPLQLITWKGRNRANSTQFANPWLQEVQRQELWLNPLDAQDRNIKEGEKVKVYNDRGITMVPVKLTQRIMPGVVALQAGAWWQPDAKGIDQGGCANVLTSSRSTAMAHGNAHQTLLVEVAKA; translated from the coding sequence ATGAGCAATCAGTCCGATCACGATAGTGATACAAAGAGCATTCTCAGCGATGTTAGCCGCCGTCACTTTATTCAAGCTAGCTCAGCATTAGTCACGCTTCCTTTTCTCGCATCAAACTCTTTTGCTGCGACAACAGATAACGCGATTCCAGTAAAACCAATAACAACTGAAGATGGTGAACGCGTTGTTTCAACTTGCAGCAGCTTCGACTGTGGCGGTAAATGTGATATTCGTGCCCATGTAAAAGATGGCAAAGTTACCCGTATTAGCACACGCCCAGATGCAGATTTAGATGAAGAGATGCCTATTATGCGCGCCTGCGTTCGAGGCCGTGGTTATCGAAAATTTGTCTATCATCCAGACCGTTTAAAATACCCAATGAAACGCGTTGGAAAACGTGGCGAAGGAAAATTTGAACGCATCACTTGGGAAGAAGCAACCACCCTTATTGCGCAAAATATGCAACGCATTAACCAGCAATATGGTCCCGCTTCTCGCTTTGTGAGTTTAAGTACAGGCGTCACTGGCGGTATTTTCTCCGGTGCGAATATGTTACGTCGCCTGTTTAATATCACTGGCGGTTTTCTGGAAAACTATCACTCGGTTAGTAACGGTAATACCCTTGCGGTCACGCCTTATACTTACGGTACCGCAGCCAGTGGCAGTACATTAGATACGTTAGAAAATACCCCTCTGGTTATTTTATGGGGTCATAATCCTAACGAAACTATTTTTGGTCATTCAAACCATTTCTTCCAAAAAATGAAGAAAAACGGCACTAAATTTATTGTCGTTGACCCTCGTTATTCTGATACCGCCTCTTCTTTAGCTGATCAGTGGATCCCGTTACTACCAACAACAGATAACGCCATGATGGATGCGATGATGTATGTCATCGTCAGTGAAAACCTGCATGATCAAGCCTTTATCGATAAATACACTGTTGGCTTTGATGAACACCAAATGCCTGAAGGTGTGGGTGAAAATGAGTCTTTAGTTGCCTATTTAATGGGTAAAAAAGATGGCATTAAGAAAACCCCTGAATGGGCTGAAACCATCACTAAAGTACCCGCAGATACGATTAAACAATTAGCCCGTGAATACGCATCAACAAAACCGGCTGCATTAATGCAAGGCTGGGGTCCTCAGCGCCATATTTGTGGTGAACGGACGGCGCGCGGTGCAACATTACTTGCCACTATCACCGGTAATGTGGGTGTGCGTGGTGGTTGGGCGGCGGGTTATGGCATGGCATTAAACTCTGAACTGCGTAAAACCATCGCAGGGCCAAGCTTATTAACCAACCCAGTAAAAGCGAAAATTAATATCACCAACTGGGTGCAAGCGTGTGAAGATAAAAACTTAGTCACACCAAAAAATGGGTTACTGAATGCTGAGAAACTTGATACTGAAATCAAGATGATTTTCTCTATGGCGGGTAACTACATGACGAACCAAAATACCGATATTCTTCATGCCGCCAAAGTACTTGAGGATGAATCGAAAGTAGAATTTATTGTTTGTAGTGATCTCTACCTGACACCAAGTGCGAAATATGCCGATATTTTACTGCCAGAAACCAGCTTCTTAGAACGTTGGAACATCGGTGGTACATGGAGTTATGGCGACTACATTATTCTTTCTGAAAAAGTGATTGAGCCTGAATTTGAACGTCGTACTGACTACGATTGGTTACGTGAAGTTGCTGATAAATTAGGCGTGGGCGAACAATTTAGCGAAGGTAAAGAGACCGATCGCGATTGGATTGAATATTTAGTCAATGATGCAAGTGCTAAACGTCCTGAAGACGGTATCCCAACCTTTAAAGAGCTATTGGTTAAACGTCGTCATCTATTAAAACATCGTCCTCATACTCAAAATGTGGCGTTTGAGAAAAATATCCAAGATATCGAGAATAATCCATTCCCAACGCCATCAGGCAAAATTGAGATTTTCTCTAAGCGTTTATATGACATGAATAATGTCGATATTCCTGCACTCTCTCATTATGTACCCGCTATTGAGGGTCCTGAAGATACGTTAACAGATAAATTCCCGTTACAACTTATCACATGGAAAGGGCGTAACCGCGCAAACTCAACGCAATTTGCCAACCCTTGGTTGCAAGAAGTACAACGCCAAGAACTCTGGTTAAACCCGTTAGATGCCCAAGATAGAAACATCAAAGAGGGCGAGAAAGTCAAAGTGTATAACGATCGCGGAATAACGATGGTTCCCGTCAAATTAACACAACGAATTATGCCTGGTGTCGTCGCCTTGCAAGCAGGTGCTTGGTGGCAACCTGATGCAAAAGGCATAGATCAAGGTGGATGTGCCAACGTATTAACATCATCCCGTAGCACCGCAATGGCACACGGCAATGCTCACCAAACATTATTGGTCGAGGTAGCAAAAGCATGA